In a genomic window of Struthio camelus isolate bStrCam1 chromosome 20, bStrCam1.hap1, whole genome shotgun sequence:
- the TOR4A gene encoding torsin-4A, which translates to MDGELYCAEMDGELPSAMEDVGGEVACAKSESKAKGEVPGAERDAEGAMTGAESDAKGKAPCAESDGEGAMPSVESDTKGNAPCAESDGEGAMPGVENNAKGKAPCAESDREGEMPSTESDTEGETPGAESDAKEEAPCAEIPVASKKISSISSPLRAIIHLRRQFRMQKKSRLHLELPREKSSELVQTRLLRRQISLNRTGLYGSPMSFFNHGSFENSQYFTFDTSVDHYAINKCRRKKKRRKSRIVLYPDKTKRYLPTEEKSNAKRCLLLLIVIIFFQILNAIENLDDNLQKYDLDGLEKTMHREVFGQNVAVESIMELLKDYLATHIHNKPLVISLNGPVGVGKSHVGWLLAKHFRSVMDNDFVLQYFVMHHCPNAVSDLTCQIDLSKKISDMVTRAEIEEKIPLFILDEVELMSPVLLDTLSRFFEPNQTNEFLNAIYILISNIGGSEITKFVIQNASTELLRQQRGVEELLNIIQPLLIHAHPLWKSADIVPFVLLEKSHVINCFLEEMRREGLYPDQKNIENLASQLSYYTTGDKQYSRMGCKQVVAKVNLL; encoded by the coding sequence atggatggagagctgtACTGTGCTGAGATGGATGGAGAACTGCCCTCTGCCATGGAGGATGTCGGAGGAGAGGTGGCCTGTGCCAAGAGTGAGAGCAAGGCAAAAGGAGAAGTGCCTGGTGCCGAGAGAGATGCTGAAGGAGCGATGACCGGTGCTGAGAGCGATGCAAAAGGAAAGGCGCCTTGTGCTGAGAGCGATGGGGAAGGAGCGATGCCCAGCGTTGAGAGCGACACAAAAGGAAATGCGCCTTGTGCTGAGAGCGATGGGGAAGGAGCGATGCCTGGCGTTGAGAACAATGCAAAAGGAAAGGCGCCTTGTGCTGAGAGtgacagggaaggagagatgCCCAGTACTGAGAGTGATACTGAAGGAGAGACGCCGGGCGCTGAGAGCGATGCAAAAGAAGAGGCACCTTGCGCTGAGATCCCTGTTGCTTCAAAGAAAATCTCTTCTATTTCTTCTCCCTTGCGGGCAATCATCCACCTTCGACGACAATTCCGGATGCAAAAGAAAAGTCGTCTGCATTTAGAGCTCCCTAGAGAAAAATCTTCAGAGCTGGTCCAAACGAGGCTGCTTCGAAGGCAGATTTCCCTGAACCGAACTGGCCTGTATGGCTCTCCCATGTCCTTCTTTAATCATGGCAGCTTTGAAAATTCACAGTACTTCACCTTTGACACATCTGTGGACCATTATGCTATCAATAAATGCAGGCGGAAGAAGAAACGTAGGAAGTCTAGGATAGTCCTGTATCCAGATAAAACAAAACGATATCTTCCAACAGAGGAGAAGAGCAATGCAAAACGCTGCCTTCTCTTGCTTATTGTCATTATCTTCTTCCAGATTCTAAATGCTATTGAGAACCTGGATGATAACCTCCAAAAATATGACCTAGATGGCTTGGAGAAAACTATGCACCGGGAAGTATTTGGGCAGAATGTTGCTGTGGAAAGTATTATGGAATTGCTGAAAGACTATCTGGCCACCCACATACACAACAAGCCTCTGGTAATTTCTTTAAATGGTCCAGTAGGAGTTGGGAAGAGCCATGTTGGTTGGCTGTTGGCGAAACATTTTCGTTCTGTCATGGACAATGATTTTGTGCTTCAGTACTTTGTGATGCATCATTGTCCAAATGCAGTAAGTGATCTTACTTGCCAGATAGATTTGTCTAAGAAGATTTCTGACATGGTTACAAGAGCTGAAATAGAAGAGAAGATACCATTGTTTATTCTGGATGAGGTTGAACTCATGTCTCCAGTCCTGCTGGATACTCTCAGCCGATTCTTTGAACCCAATCAAACCAATGAGTTCCTCAATGCCATCTACATTCTAATAAGCAACATAGGAGGTAGTGAAATAACAAAGTTTGTTATCCAGAATGCATCCACTGAGCTTCTGCGTCAGCAAAGGGGAGTTGAAGAACTGCTGAACATCATCCAGCCTTTACTGATCCATGCCCACCCTCTCTGGAAGTCTGCGGACATTGTCCCATTTGTTCTTCTGGAGAAGAGTCACGTCATAAACTGCTTCCTAGAGGAGATGAGGAGGGAAGGGTTGTATCCTGACCAGAAGAATATTGAAAATTTAGCCAGTCAGCTCAGTTACTACACTACAGGGGACAAGCAGTACTCCAGAATGGGCTGCAAGCAGGTTGTGGCCAAAGTCAATCTACTGTAG